One region of Natronorubrum aibiense genomic DNA includes:
- a CDS encoding ABC transporter ATP-binding protein produces MTPPTPAASAPPGDGTVAGTREHTDPPVVRASDVTKIYTRGSDPGRLGTLLGRSEAPRVRALENASIGIEPGEIVGLAGPSGSGKSTLLHLLAGLELPTEGTVTFQETDLETLSNRQRTRLRLEHVGIVFQHFHLVKSLSARANVALPLVELGVGKRERRKRATALLERVGLGDRVGHRPGELSGGEQQRVAIARALVTDPTLVIADEPTGELDTETGERVLNEFERIADDRAVVLASHDQPTLAIADRIVRLKDGTIRGDGDK; encoded by the coding sequence ATGACGCCGCCTACACCTGCCGCTTCCGCACCACCCGGCGACGGCACTGTCGCTGGCACTCGCGAACACACCGATCCACCCGTCGTTCGCGCTTCCGACGTGACCAAAATCTACACGCGGGGGTCGGATCCCGGCCGACTTGGAACGCTACTCGGCCGATCAGAGGCACCAAGAGTACGGGCGCTCGAGAACGCCTCCATTGGGATCGAACCGGGCGAGATCGTCGGCCTCGCCGGCCCAAGCGGCAGCGGCAAGTCGACGCTCCTTCACCTGCTTGCCGGGTTGGAACTACCCACTGAGGGGACCGTAACGTTTCAGGAGACAGACCTCGAGACGCTCTCGAATCGACAGCGAACGCGACTCCGACTCGAGCATGTCGGAATCGTCTTTCAACACTTCCATCTGGTCAAGTCACTCTCCGCGCGGGCCAACGTTGCGCTCCCACTGGTCGAACTCGGCGTTGGAAAACGTGAGCGGCGAAAGCGAGCCACAGCATTGCTCGAGCGGGTTGGACTCGGAGACCGAGTCGGACACCGTCCCGGCGAATTAAGCGGCGGCGAACAACAGCGGGTGGCGATCGCCCGTGCGCTCGTGACTGACCCGACGCTGGTGATCGCCGACGAGCCGACGGGCGAACTCGACACCGAAACGGGCGAGCGCGTCCTGAACGAGTTCGAACGCATTGCGGACGACCGGGCCGTCGTACTCGCCTCTCACGATCAGCCAACGCTGGCGATCGCTGACCGCATCGTCCGGCTCAAAGACGGGACGATCCGCGGTGACGGCGACAAATGA
- a CDS encoding AAA family ATPase, translated as MSVEHPADDEMSSSPEAIYDALRDEIGRVLIGNESAVEHLTVALLTRGHVLLEGVPGVAKTTLANLFARVTGLEYNRIQMTPDILPADITGTHIYRENSGEFALQRGPVFANLVVADEINRATPKTQSALLEAMQERRVTIEGETLALPLPFMVVATQNPLEMEGVFELPEAQRDRFQFKLTIDLPDRTDERELLDRFDDTPDLGPDDVEQVVEMSEVLAARDVVSSVYIAPPVKEYILDLVEATRTHPDVTHGGSPRATLAFLEGAKARAAIHGREYVIPDDVKILAEPTLVHRLVLSTDADLSDVTPAEVIADIVDSIEPPGADAAEPPAEPVRN; from the coding sequence ATGAGCGTCGAGCACCCCGCTGACGACGAGATGTCGAGCAGCCCCGAGGCGATCTACGATGCGTTGCGCGACGAAATCGGTCGCGTCTTGATCGGAAACGAATCGGCAGTCGAGCATCTCACGGTCGCCCTCCTGACTCGTGGCCATGTTCTGCTTGAGGGAGTCCCAGGTGTAGCGAAAACGACGCTCGCGAACCTGTTCGCACGTGTGACTGGACTCGAGTACAATCGAATCCAGATGACTCCCGATATTCTGCCAGCGGACATCACGGGGACACACATCTACCGGGAGAACAGCGGTGAGTTTGCACTCCAACGCGGGCCCGTCTTTGCCAATCTGGTCGTCGCTGACGAGATCAACCGGGCGACGCCGAAGACCCAGAGTGCGTTGCTCGAGGCAATGCAAGAACGTCGCGTCACAATCGAAGGTGAGACCCTTGCTTTGCCGCTGCCGTTTATGGTCGTCGCAACGCAGAACCCACTCGAGATGGAAGGGGTCTTCGAACTCCCGGAAGCCCAGCGAGACCGCTTCCAGTTCAAACTCACGATCGATCTTCCCGACCGAACGGATGAACGCGAGTTGCTCGACCGGTTTGATGACACTCCTGACCTTGGCCCAGACGACGTCGAACAGGTCGTCGAAATGTCGGAAGTGCTGGCTGCACGTGATGTCGTCTCGTCGGTCTACATCGCTCCACCGGTCAAGGAGTACATCCTCGATCTTGTCGAAGCGACACGAACCCATCCGGATGTGACCCACGGTGGCTCGCCTCGAGCAACGCTTGCGTTCCTCGAGGGTGCAAAAGCACGAGCGGCCATCCACGGCCGTGAGTACGTGATCCCCGACGACGTGAAAATCCTTGCAGAGCCGACCCTGGTTCACCGACTTGTCTTAAGTACGGACGCAGATCTGAGCGATGTGACGCCTGCAGAGGTCATCGCTGATATCGTCGATTCGATCGAACCGCCGGGGGCAGATGCGGCCGAGCCACCAGCAGAACCGGTTAGAAACTGA
- a CDS encoding CARDB domain-containing protein yields the protein MTQRDRLITAIFLTAIMLLAPIAGVAGAASGAGTTADGSTSDSNEAEFHEIDENVEVWERSALPLRADTDADGSITVQNLLLDVKTTQGGPDSANRDTLSVYKTGTNVGLTFDGSGLAADTSQFGDDDVQLLRAHLQEDTAEDDVTVSELPTSGQELTDELTAENLENLNNNVSFSVEDEQLAEDGTLETDVTVDDSGLHMYVLALGDGLSDDGEGDLSIDGETKIIGVEQLVAQDSPSDVTVDDSAEPGDTISFDVAATEWDDNTTHSVVLYDEETFTSSTMTINVTEDFSTDLSPEDVTIDHTIGEVNGVQNVSGDLSAFGQTLAERNSTGILQTADLISFLASEADLDDSEEPETESDDDVLDASSVIVQTDGNEATVEVETFGNWTEGDYRWIHMAAGSSSDQFQANTDMITIEEDDSDTGGGGGGGGGGGGGGGGGPIDPGPDPEPEFELSNVTVSNAKIMTGDSVDITGTVTEEAGYSGPFVAELIIDGEVVDTEDIEMASNAEKTVTFTHTFDEEGEYEVALNDVTAGTVSVHDSLEAQFDVTDASLSEDEIKVGDSVDVTGTVENTGSKVGTFTAELTVDGTVVAEQDVTVPAGKSKTVTLTDSFDESGEFEIAVSGTSAGTLTVTDTDTSDDSDSDDSDSDDADSDDGGDDGGDDDDGDDDTIPGFGPAVAVLALLSVALIRTRRQS from the coding sequence ATGACGCAACGTGATCGTCTTATAACTGCAATATTCCTTACCGCAATCATGCTTCTTGCACCGATTGCTGGGGTCGCTGGTGCAGCCAGCGGAGCAGGGACGACAGCAGACGGGTCGACTAGCGATTCTAATGAGGCTGAGTTCCACGAAATCGACGAGAATGTTGAGGTTTGGGAGCGGTCAGCGCTTCCGCTGCGTGCCGATACCGACGCCGACGGCTCGATTACAGTCCAAAACCTCTTGCTTGACGTAAAGACAACTCAGGGTGGCCCAGACTCTGCAAACCGTGACACTCTGTCCGTCTACAAAACAGGTACAAATGTCGGGCTCACATTCGACGGTTCAGGACTTGCTGCTGACACGAGCCAGTTTGGTGACGATGATGTCCAACTGCTTCGTGCCCACCTCCAGGAAGACACTGCTGAAGATGATGTCACCGTTAGCGAACTGCCAACGAGTGGGCAGGAGTTAACGGATGAACTCACAGCAGAGAATCTTGAAAATCTCAACAACAACGTTTCATTCAGCGTTGAAGATGAACAACTTGCGGAAGATGGCACTCTCGAGACGGACGTTACAGTTGACGATTCTGGCCTTCACATGTACGTTCTCGCGCTTGGTGATGGACTGTCCGACGACGGTGAGGGTGATCTTTCGATCGATGGTGAGACAAAAATCATCGGTGTCGAACAACTCGTCGCTCAGGATAGCCCCTCAGACGTTACTGTTGACGATTCTGCCGAGCCTGGCGATACCATCAGCTTCGATGTCGCCGCGACAGAGTGGGATGACAATACGACCCACAGTGTTGTGCTATACGATGAAGAGACCTTCACGAGCAGCACAATGACGATCAACGTCACCGAAGACTTCTCTACTGATCTCTCTCCGGAGGATGTGACGATTGATCACACAATTGGAGAAGTCAACGGTGTTCAGAACGTCAGTGGTGATCTCAGCGCTTTCGGACAGACACTCGCCGAACGGAATTCGACCGGTATTCTCCAGACTGCAGATCTGATCAGCTTCCTCGCAAGCGAAGCTGATCTCGATGACTCTGAGGAACCTGAAACCGAGTCTGACGATGACGTGCTTGATGCTTCATCTGTGATTGTCCAAACCGACGGCAACGAAGCGACGGTCGAAGTCGAAACCTTTGGAAACTGGACCGAAGGTGACTACCGCTGGATTCATATGGCCGCTGGCTCCTCGAGTGATCAGTTCCAAGCAAATACGGACATGATCACGATCGAAGAGGATGACAGTGACACAGGTGGTGGTGGCGGCGGTGGTGGCGGCGGTGGTGGCGGTGGCGGTGGCGGTCCCATCGATCCAGGCCCAGATCCCGAACCTGAGTTTGAACTCTCGAACGTGACTGTGAGCAACGCTAAGATCATGACTGGTGACTCTGTCGACATCACGGGTACGGTCACCGAGGAGGCCGGTTACAGTGGACCCTTCGTCGCTGAACTGATCATCGACGGTGAGGTCGTCGATACAGAAGACATCGAGATGGCTAGTAACGCCGAAAAAACGGTGACGTTCACACACACCTTCGATGAGGAAGGTGAGTACGAGGTTGCGCTCAATGACGTAACCGCTGGAACGGTCAGTGTCCACGACTCTCTTGAGGCTCAGTTCGACGTGACCGACGCATCGCTGAGCGAGGACGAGATCAAAGTCGGTGACTCTGTCGACGTGACCGGAACCGTCGAAAACACTGGCTCGAAGGTCGGAACGTTCACCGCTGAACTGACCGTCGATGGTACTGTCGTCGCCGAACAAGATGTCACTGTCCCCGCTGGCAAGTCGAAGACAGTCACGCTCACCGATTCGTTCGATGAAAGCGGTGAATTCGAGATCGCGGTGAGTGGGACCTCTGCTGGCACATTGACTGTCACCGATACTGATACCAGTGATGACAGCGATAGCGATGACAGCGATAGCGATGACGCCGATAGCGATGACGGCGGCGATGATGGCGGCGATGATGACGATGGTGATGACGATACTATCCCTGGATTCGGACCTGCAGTGGCAGTTCTCGCGTTGCTCTCAGTTGCGTTGATCCGTACACGCCGACAGTCGTAA
- a CDS encoding DUF58 domain-containing protein, with protein MYPTRQLWAAISLTGVLAVLAVVTASPLLLGGAGLVGAWVLIRQYQFTRALEHGVASLQIRQSVGQSGIRTTDTVPVTLTATLEADSPLSFEVDAGLPAAAVADNQLALTLNPTDSSAEHTVDVSWPIAGQHRFDEPTVTVSNGFVRETLSLGTTPEVTVNPRSPRTIHVGDGGTQIATVYGEHDGGKLGSGLEPAELREYLPGDTADQIDWKATARLATPHVREFEATTDRRTLLVVDHRATLATGAHSETKLDYLREVALATAASARRLGDPLGLLTIGDGGVTSRVEPATMPATYTHVRQQLLTLEPTPADPPCEPASGASESRQQLTAAAARKKLAAIKDDTDTFATTLQPFYATRERYRDRIDSDPLYGAVRTAHNRSLDSLWTVIFTDDSRPTELLETVKLARKNGNTVMILLAPTVLYEPSGLADIDRAYDRYVEFEELRRELDRMTRVTALEVGPADRLSTVLSSNRSHTRGGRA; from the coding sequence ATGTATCCTACGCGTCAACTGTGGGCGGCGATTTCGCTCACAGGGGTTCTCGCGGTGCTTGCAGTCGTTACCGCCAGCCCACTCCTCCTTGGCGGTGCTGGGCTGGTTGGCGCGTGGGTGTTGATACGCCAGTATCAGTTCACTCGAGCACTCGAGCACGGTGTCGCCTCCCTACAGATCCGTCAGTCGGTCGGCCAGTCGGGGATTCGGACAACGGATACGGTTCCGGTCACTCTCACGGCGACGCTCGAGGCAGACTCACCACTCAGCTTCGAGGTCGACGCTGGACTGCCGGCGGCAGCCGTTGCAGACAACCAGTTGGCGCTAACACTCAACCCGACTGACTCGAGCGCTGAGCACACGGTCGATGTTTCGTGGCCGATCGCCGGCCAGCACCGATTCGACGAGCCGACTGTGACAGTCTCGAATGGATTCGTCCGCGAAACACTTTCGCTGGGTACGACACCGGAAGTGACCGTCAACCCACGTAGCCCGCGGACGATTCATGTCGGCGACGGCGGCACTCAAATTGCGACAGTATACGGCGAACACGATGGTGGAAAGCTGGGATCCGGACTCGAGCCGGCAGAGCTGCGGGAATACCTTCCAGGTGACACGGCGGATCAAATCGATTGGAAGGCAACAGCCAGGCTGGCGACCCCACACGTCAGAGAGTTCGAGGCCACGACCGATCGACGGACGCTCCTCGTCGTCGATCATCGTGCCACGCTCGCGACGGGGGCACACAGTGAGACGAAACTCGACTATCTTCGCGAAGTCGCGCTCGCAACAGCCGCAAGCGCACGACGACTCGGCGACCCGCTCGGGCTGCTCACTATCGGCGATGGCGGCGTGACCTCCCGTGTCGAGCCCGCGACGATGCCCGCGACGTACACCCACGTTCGACAGCAACTCCTCACCCTCGAGCCAACGCCCGCAGACCCACCATGTGAGCCAGCGTCCGGCGCCAGCGAGAGTCGACAGCAACTCACTGCGGCGGCTGCTCGAAAGAAGCTGGCGGCGATCAAGGATGACACGGATACGTTCGCGACGACGCTCCAACCGTTTTACGCGACTCGAGAACGGTACCGTGACCGCATTGACTCAGATCCACTCTACGGTGCCGTCAGAACAGCACACAATCGCAGTCTCGACAGTCTCTGGACGGTCATCTTCACTGACGATTCACGACCGACAGAGCTGCTCGAGACGGTCAAACTCGCACGCAAAAACGGAAACACAGTCATGATCTTGCTCGCACCCACAGTTCTGTATGAGCCGAGTGGGCTCGCAGATATCGACCGGGCCTACGACCGCTACGTCGAGTTCGAGGAATTGCGGCGAGAGCTTGATCGAATGACTCGCGTGACTGCACTCGAGGTTGGGCCAGCGGATCGACTCTCGACTGTGCTCTCGTCGAACCGAAGCCACACTCGAGGAGGTCGTGCATGA
- a CDS encoding class I adenylate-forming enzyme family protein: protein MNFGNVVDHAAREIPDSWAVGDPERRITYVELSAASNAAANLFAARGVDRGERIAICLRNQVPFLTAYLGAMKHGAVPVPINTRFNDEQVRYVLATSDSSVLVTDEAFESVATNVETAITVDGSIGPRFQTLLEDAANTYTVYPRRSDEIAAVVYSSGTTGRPKGVRHTHGNIIANARGIRTYHRLTRDDIGLTVSQCFHVTGLNVTTTPLLLAGAENWFLPEWDPVSVAETIETRDVTYTFLTPNMVRDLVADDNVNDYDFSSLERVVVGGAPMPTAQLDDAEATLDATVLEGYGMTETTPLAAFNRPDTDVRKPGSVGPPAREVVDLRIEDIDTGQPVDCGERGELLWRGDTVTPGFERQQRNAEAFVERDGKRWLRSGDIGYLDDDGHLFVVGRRGDMFTVGCANVYPREIEEVLYDIDGVTGAAVIDVRDDLKGAVITAIVTRDSDVTEAQIREICRARLGEHEIPEQIEFVDDIPRTATGKIDRVALGEMFESLSSLS, encoded by the coding sequence ATGAACTTCGGGAACGTCGTTGATCACGCCGCGAGGGAAATTCCGGATTCGTGGGCGGTAGGCGACCCGGAGCGACGGATAACGTATGTCGAACTGTCGGCGGCATCTAACGCGGCGGCGAATCTTTTTGCGGCGCGCGGTGTGGATCGCGGCGAACGCATCGCTATCTGCCTCCGGAACCAGGTGCCGTTCTTGACTGCGTATCTCGGTGCGATGAAGCACGGCGCCGTTCCCGTACCTATCAACACGCGATTCAACGACGAGCAGGTCCGCTACGTGCTCGCCACCAGTGACAGTTCGGTGCTCGTGACCGACGAGGCGTTCGAATCGGTCGCGACAAACGTGGAAACAGCGATAACCGTCGATGGGAGCATCGGCCCCCGTTTTCAGACCCTGCTCGAGGACGCGGCCAACACGTACACGGTGTATCCACGACGGAGCGACGAGATAGCAGCGGTTGTCTACAGTAGCGGCACGACTGGACGGCCGAAAGGCGTCCGTCACACGCACGGCAATATCATTGCCAATGCGCGGGGGATTCGTACCTATCACCGCCTGACGCGGGATGATATCGGGCTAACGGTGAGTCAATGTTTCCACGTTACGGGACTCAACGTCACGACCACTCCACTACTCCTTGCCGGGGCAGAGAACTGGTTCCTGCCGGAGTGGGATCCCGTTTCCGTGGCGGAGACTATCGAGACTCGAGACGTCACCTATACATTCCTCACGCCGAACATGGTGCGTGATCTGGTTGCCGACGATAACGTCAATGACTACGATTTCTCGTCACTGGAGCGAGTCGTCGTTGGCGGGGCACCAATGCCGACGGCGCAGCTTGACGACGCTGAGGCAACGCTCGATGCGACGGTCCTCGAGGGCTATGGAATGACCGAGACCACACCGCTGGCTGCGTTTAATCGACCTGACACGGACGTTCGAAAGCCCGGCAGTGTCGGCCCGCCTGCTCGTGAAGTCGTCGACCTTCGAATCGAGGATATCGACACGGGCCAGCCAGTCGACTGCGGAGAGCGTGGTGAACTGCTCTGGCGGGGCGATACAGTAACACCCGGATTCGAACGGCAACAACGCAATGCCGAAGCATTCGTCGAGCGAGACGGAAAGCGGTGGCTTCGCTCGGGAGATATCGGATATCTCGATGACGATGGCCACCTCTTCGTCGTCGGTCGGCGCGGGGACATGTTCACCGTCGGCTGTGCAAACGTCTATCCACGCGAAATTGAGGAGGTTCTCTATGACATTGACGGTGTCACAGGAGCGGCGGTTATCGATGTCCGTGACGATCTCAAGGGGGCAGTTATCACGGCCATCGTCACGCGTGACAGCGACGTCACAGAAGCACAGATACGTGAGATCTGCAGGGCTCGCCTCGGAGAACATGAGATCCCAGAACAAATCGAGTTCGTTGACGACATCCCCCGGACTGCAACTGGAAAGATCGACCGCGTAGCCCTCGGAGAGATGTTTGAGTCACTATCATCACTATCGTAA
- a CDS encoding ABC transporter permease — MSLKRWLARLRVAGGITISQLRHHRLRLGLAIIGVGLAVLAMTLLAGVGVGVLETGEQQFDAADRDLWVTAGETRLTPAGGGGFENSLTDSRSVAAEMQSHDDVKNAVPLAFQTVYVGTSEDDDFQTFIGTGVPGSGSAVQVTEGEELRGDPHYANGSYDGERTNEVLIDEETARALDVEVGDTIHVGGSLAVARNTEMTVVGISSTFERMLGAPTVVMPLSELHEATGTTQTEPATFITITLEDGADIDTVQTSLAEDHPEYEIRSNQEQLEAVLQEQVLILAAGGALIVLALGAGIALTHTLLTLVIFQQRAAFGALSAQGISSSLLVASVLGQGLAIGLLGGVLGLVLTPPAVGLLNRLAAAVVGFDGLVQTSPTILASALAIAVVIGTVAAALAGWRLSRTPPLEYL, encoded by the coding sequence ATGAGTCTCAAACGCTGGCTTGCTCGCCTTCGTGTCGCCGGCGGAATCACGATCAGCCAACTCCGCCACCACCGATTACGACTTGGCCTTGCAATCATCGGCGTGGGGTTGGCCGTCCTCGCGATGACGCTCCTCGCCGGCGTCGGCGTGGGTGTCCTCGAGACCGGTGAACAACAGTTCGATGCGGCTGACCGGGATCTGTGGGTAACCGCAGGCGAGACACGGCTCACACCCGCTGGTGGTGGCGGCTTCGAGAACTCGCTGACTGACTCTCGGAGTGTTGCTGCCGAAATGCAATCTCATGACGATGTCAAAAATGCGGTTCCACTCGCATTCCAAACAGTATACGTTGGAACTAGCGAAGATGACGACTTCCAGACATTTATTGGGACCGGCGTTCCCGGAAGCGGCAGTGCGGTTCAAGTCACAGAAGGAGAGGAACTGAGAGGAGACCCACACTACGCGAACGGCAGCTACGATGGCGAGCGAACCAACGAGGTTCTCATCGACGAGGAGACCGCTCGAGCACTCGATGTCGAGGTCGGCGACACGATTCATGTCGGTGGCTCACTTGCTGTCGCCCGCAACACAGAGATGACCGTCGTCGGTATCTCCTCGACATTCGAGCGGATGCTCGGTGCTCCAACTGTGGTGATGCCGCTTTCCGAACTCCATGAGGCGACGGGCACGACCCAAACCGAGCCCGCGACGTTCATCACGATCACCCTCGAAGATGGCGCAGATATCGACACCGTTCAAACGAGCCTGGCCGAGGATCATCCCGAGTACGAGATTCGCTCGAACCAAGAGCAACTCGAGGCAGTCCTTCAGGAACAGGTGCTCATCCTCGCTGCAGGCGGGGCACTGATTGTCCTCGCGCTCGGAGCGGGGATCGCACTGACACACACCCTGCTCACGCTCGTGATCTTCCAGCAACGGGCGGCCTTTGGGGCGCTTTCAGCGCAAGGAATCTCCTCGTCGTTGTTGGTGGCCTCGGTCCTCGGACAAGGTCTCGCGATCGGTCTCCTCGGCGGCGTTCTCGGACTCGTCCTCACGCCGCCTGCGGTCGGCCTGTTGAACCGACTCGCGGCGGCCGTTGTCGGCTTCGACGGGTTGGTCCAGACGTCACCGACGATTCTCGCGAGTGCGCTGGCGATCGCGGTCGTGATCGGTACGGTTGCGGCCGCACTGGCTGGCTGGCGGCTCAGTCGAACGCCACCGCTCGAATATCTTTGA
- a CDS encoding DUF4350 domain-containing protein, whose product MNPLEWIRDDAGIDWPRVLLVTLSITVLIAVGVAAATSTAAFGPYNPSWDGSSELRQQIESEPGVESELIRDTARYDAYDPNETVAFVIAPEEQYTAADAERLQQFVENGGTLVVLENFGTSGNELLETVGAETRVDGVLLRDEQEYHRGPTMPIATGVENDTLTEDVEQLTLNHASALEPGEATVLVRTSEYAYRDANRDDQLSGDEELAASPVATVENVSDGQVVVVGDPSIAVNAMIDEPDNAAFLQRLYTDSDHVLIDLSHGEELPPLAGAMLTLRGSPLLQVLVGGLGIGATVLFSRRAVHPVLERIQTVVGSRHGPVDETAVEPVLELDDEQRATLLRERHPDWDEQRIQRVMAAFNRDGAKRRDDE is encoded by the coding sequence GTGAATCCCCTCGAGTGGATCCGCGACGACGCAGGGATCGATTGGCCACGAGTGTTGCTCGTCACCCTGTCGATTACCGTGCTCATTGCAGTGGGCGTCGCAGCAGCGACGTCGACGGCGGCGTTTGGCCCGTACAACCCCTCATGGGATGGATCATCCGAACTCCGACAACAGATCGAATCGGAACCAGGCGTTGAGAGTGAACTGATTCGTGATACAGCCCGGTATGACGCCTACGATCCGAACGAGACGGTCGCGTTCGTTATCGCACCGGAAGAACAGTATACAGCGGCTGATGCTGAACGGCTACAGCAGTTCGTTGAAAATGGTGGAACACTTGTCGTCCTCGAGAACTTCGGCACGAGCGGCAACGAGTTGCTGGAGACTGTAGGGGCCGAAACCCGTGTCGATGGCGTCTTGCTCAGAGACGAACAGGAGTACCACCGTGGGCCGACGATGCCGATTGCAACCGGTGTTGAGAACGATACACTTACTGAAGATGTTGAGCAGCTCACACTCAATCACGCATCGGCACTTGAGCCGGGTGAGGCCACGGTACTGGTCCGAACGAGTGAGTACGCCTATCGCGATGCGAATCGGGATGACCAACTGAGTGGCGATGAAGAACTCGCGGCGTCTCCCGTTGCAACCGTTGAGAACGTCTCTGACGGTCAGGTGGTTGTCGTCGGTGACCCAAGTATTGCGGTCAATGCGATGATCGACGAACCAGACAATGCAGCGTTCCTGCAGCGACTGTATACTGATTCGGACCACGTACTGATCGACCTCTCTCACGGTGAAGAGCTCCCACCGCTTGCCGGTGCAATGCTTACGCTGCGTGGCTCACCCCTATTACAGGTGCTCGTCGGTGGACTCGGGATCGGAGCGACTGTGCTCTTCTCGAGACGAGCTGTTCATCCTGTACTCGAACGAATTCAGACAGTGGTTGGTAGTCGCCACGGTCCTGTTGACGAAACTGCCGTTGAACCGGTTCTGGAACTCGATGACGAGCAGCGGGCAACACTCCTTCGGGAGCGCCATCCCGACTGGGACGAACAGCGAATCCAGCGCGTGATGGCAGCGTTTAACCGTGATGGAGCGAAACGAAGAGACGACGAATGA
- a CDS encoding ABC transporter permease, whose protein sequence is MNLRKRLTRWVGIIRVGVRQTISRATQTDQTRIRFSILGVVVVIALLVTVTGIGIGLATGTTVYDDDVDYWVVPESDGERSSLLATDQPQFGSVHETTGQIRATDDVTFTSPVLSQVVRLEVGDKSEYVLAIGVINSPGFDRIAEVSTTGLTDNDPYYANGSYDGDWTGEIVLSRSASSLLEADSGDRVTVAGNDSFVVTATDDGTSAAGDIPTAVVQLSELQTLTGDDKHDQADQFVVGSNSPAVEDELAGIYPQSNVLTRGGLTASEATESGLPFALALTAFVVAISVGTLFVLTTTGLEVVADRRQLATLSALGLSTHSQLGLIGVQTLVVTGLGGLVGSVVGLGGIRLTNYIATETITTGPIATSHPLFVAYGVAAGLLIGILSLPILLILTRRVTGGVP, encoded by the coding sequence ATGAACCTTCGAAAGCGACTCACGCGGTGGGTTGGTATCATCCGCGTTGGCGTCCGCCAGACGATCTCCCGTGCGACCCAGACAGATCAAACACGCATCCGGTTCAGCATCCTCGGCGTCGTAGTCGTGATTGCATTACTGGTCACCGTAACGGGCATCGGCATCGGTCTCGCGACCGGAACGACAGTGTACGACGACGACGTTGATTACTGGGTTGTTCCCGAAAGTGACGGCGAGCGATCGTCGCTGCTGGCGACTGATCAGCCCCAGTTCGGTTCCGTCCACGAGACCACCGGGCAGATTCGAGCGACGGACGATGTGACGTTCACATCGCCGGTTCTCTCGCAGGTAGTCCGTCTCGAGGTCGGAGACAAAAGCGAATATGTCCTGGCGATTGGCGTCATCAACTCGCCCGGTTTCGATCGGATTGCCGAGGTCTCGACAACAGGACTGACCGACAACGATCCATACTACGCGAACGGCAGCTACGACGGCGACTGGACCGGCGAAATCGTCCTCTCGCGGAGCGCCAGCAGCCTGCTCGAGGCCGATTCTGGTGACAGAGTGACGGTCGCCGGAAATGACTCCTTCGTCGTCACGGCGACTGATGACGGAACGAGTGCTGCTGGCGACATCCCGACCGCCGTCGTCCAGCTCAGCGAGCTCCAGACCTTGACCGGTGACGACAAACACGATCAAGCCGACCAGTTCGTCGTCGGGTCGAACTCACCAGCGGTCGAAGACGAGTTGGCAGGAATCTATCCGCAGTCCAATGTCCTCACTCGGGGTGGTCTTACCGCCAGTGAGGCCACGGAGTCGGGGCTCCCGTTTGCACTCGCGCTGACAGCGTTTGTCGTCGCCATCTCTGTCGGAACGCTGTTCGTCCTCACAACGACTGGGCTTGAGGTCGTCGCCGATCGCCGACAGCTGGCAACGCTGTCCGCGCTCGGTCTCTCGACACACAGCCAGCTCGGATTGATCGGCGTTCAGACGCTCGTGGTAACTGGACTCGGTGGATTAGTAGGCTCGGTCGTGGGTCTTGGCGGAATCCGGCTGACCAACTATATCGCAACTGAAACGATTACGACCGGTCCGATCGCGACGTCCCATCCTCTCTTCGTCGCGTACGGAGTCGCCGCCGGACTCCTGATCGGTATCCTTTCGTTACCGATTCTGCTCATACTGACGCGACGTGTCACCGGAGGTGTCCCGTGA